A genomic segment from Glycine soja cultivar W05 chromosome 18, ASM419377v2, whole genome shotgun sequence encodes:
- the LOC114397076 gene encoding transcription factor bHLH90-like codes for MASLLSISHVARKTPVVMAISYQLQVASSSGEFIEWVGCCCSGSCIDVVKPEEEKAEVCNMAPICRDDHFHFQHPVRTKACEALAQLPFALSLYSGNQLEPKFWSLFLVVLLSSSLNLIPMDMNIIELITAHGCVSSEQETISAQSYTSLNINEHLPLREQYSQWCSPHIISPIPKTKMPKYNKTSGKRQRGLTSHCSNDDDDKSKSVKESQKEVYQAKNLVTERNRRNKIKKGLFTLRYLVPRITKMDRAAILADAVDHIKELQMQVRELKDEVRELEEQECEKNTPQLRITKAKKQEGTGSNPPLNQSSSGCTKKMQMEVQEFA; via the exons ATGGCGAGTTTGCTGAGCATCTCCCACGTGGCAAGGAAAACGCCAGTGGTGATGGCGATTTCGTACCAGCTGCAAGTTGCCAGCTCTTCTGGCGA GTTTATTGAGTGGGTAGGTTGCTGTTGTAGTGGGAGTTGCATTGATGTGGTGAAGCCTGAAGAGGAAAAGGCTGAAGTGTGCAACATGGCTCCCATTTGCAGGGATgaccattttcattttcagcaTCCAGTTAGAACAAAGGCTTGTGAGGCTCTTGCTCAGCTTCCTTTTGCATTGTCTCTGTATTCtgg GAATCAATTGGAACCCAAGTTTTGGTCCCTATTTTTGGTGGTCTTATTGAGCTCTTCACTGAATTTG ATTCCAATGGATATGAATATCATAGAGCTCATAACAGCACATGGTTGTGTCTCTTCAGAGCAAGAAACCATATCTGCACAGAGCTACACCAGTCTGAACATCAATGAACATCTGCCATTAAGGGAACAATACTCACAGTGGTGTTCACCACACAT TATCTCTCCTATCCCCAAAACTAAAATGCCCAAGTACAACAAAACTTCAGGGAAACGGCAGAGAGGTTTGACATCCCATTGTAGCAATGATGACGATGATAAATCAAAATCGGTCAAGGAGTCTCAGAAGGAAGTTTACCAGGCTAAAAATCTTGTCACAGAGAGGAATAGGAGGAACAAGATAAAGAAAGGGCTTTTTACTCTGCGGTATCTAGTCCCAAGGATAACCAAG ATGGATAGAGCTGCAATTCTTGCCGACGCGGTTGACCATATAAAGGAATTGCAAATGCAAGTAAGAGAACTTAAAGATGAGGTCAGGGAATTGGAAGAACAGGAATGCGAGAAGAACacaccacaattgaggataacaaaagccaaaaaacaaGAAGGAACCGGAAGTAACCCTCCTCTTAATCAAAGTTCTTCTGGTTGCACTAAAAAGATGCAAATGGAGGTACAAGAGTTTGCATAA
- the LOC114397075 gene encoding pollen-specific leucine-rich repeat extensin-like protein 2, producing MSTKHTEEDDDSSHLIIPNKDRRKQKSSHDDKDSAPSPKPPDSDSRESAPSKSPRPSPLPLPPQLKPSILSPPWLKLPPPFMSPPPSKYLSPPPSPQPPPLPLPSPSLRPPSPLPPSPPPPSLPPPSSPPPPPPQSQSVPLRNGNPSPPPPPPYYPRKQWPPPLQPLSSPPQFRAPPPPDRPSSRRNAPSNDSTQGTSEKSRSGHHKHGVASHTNSTGSSPNQTSSGDNSGKYVGYTLAGIFAVALVAVAVALVFVFKKKKSRRDAYTTPYMPPFKIHVKSGKSFVVIFRT from the coding sequence aTGAGTACAAAACATACCGAAGAGGACGATGATTCTTCTCATCTAATTATACCTAACAAAGATAGAAGGAAACAGAAGAGTTCTCATGATGACAAGGATTCGGCTCCATCTCCAAAGCCTCCTGATTCAGATTCTCGGGAGAGTGCTCCGTCCAAGTCCCCACGGCCATCACCACTGCCACTGCCGCCTCAGTTGAAACCATCAATATTATCACCGCCTTGGCTAAAACTTCCCCCACCGTTTATGTCGCCACCACCATCTAAATATTTAAGTCCACCACCATCACCGCAACCGCCACCTCTACCATTACCATCACCATCACTGCGACCACCCTCACCATTGCcgccatcaccaccaccaccctcaTTGCCACCACCTTCATCGCCACCGCCACCACCGCCACAATCACAATCAGTGCCGTTGCGCAATGGCaatccttctcctcctcctcctcctccttatTATCCACGTAAACAGTGGCCACCACCGTTGCAACCATTATCGTCGCCACCACAATTCCGTGCTCCACCTCCCCCTGATAGACCTTCTTCGCGGCGTAATGCACCCTCCAATGATTCAACCCAGGGAACCTCTGAGAAGTCACGATCAGGTCACCATAAGCATGGTGTTGCTTCCCATACAAACTCAACAGGTTCTTCTCCCAATCAAACCTCTTCTGGTGATAATTCAGGAAAATATGTTGGTTACACACTCGCTGGGATTTTTGCTGTTGCCTTGGTTGCTGTAGCTGTAGCTCTTGTTTTCgtgtttaagaagaaaaaatcaagaagGGATGCCTATACTACACCCTATATGCCACCCTTTAAAATTCATGTAAAATCAGGTAAATCATTTGTAGTCATTTTTCGTACTTAG
- the LOC114395951 gene encoding proline-rich receptor-like protein kinase PERK12, whose amino-acid sequence MSMQHLGASFDSAQFKSVQIVFTYEMVMEMTNAFSTQNVIGEGGFGCVYKGWLPDGKTVAVKQLKAGSGQGEREFKAEVEIISRVHHRHLVALVGYCICEQQRILIYEYVPNGTLHHHLHESGMPVLDWAKRLKIAIGAAKGLAYLHEDCSQKIIHRDIKSANILLDNAYEAQVADFGLARLADAANTHVSTRVMGTFGYMAPEYATSGKLTDRSDVFSFGVVLLELVTGRKPVDQTQPLGDESLVEWARPLLLRAIETRDFSDLTDPRLKKHFVESEMFRMIEAAAACVRHSALRRPRMVQVVRALDCGDESSDISNGMKYGHSTVYDSGQYDKAIMLFRRMANGTFDDSDFDMVSREYSLSRNTSMTSRGSQQELIQHSSSGEFDSRDINMHRSSIE is encoded by the exons ATGAGCATGCAACATTTAGGCGCTTCTTTCGACTCAGCTCAGTTCAAAAGTGTTCAGATAGTTTTTACCTATGAAATGGTTATGGAAATGACCAATGCATTTTCTACTCAAAATGTTATTGGGGAAGGAGGGTTTGGGTGTGTTTACAAAGGTTGGCTGCCAGATGGAAAAACAGTTGCAGTAAAGCAGCTTAAGGCTGGCAGTGGACAGGGAGAAAGGGAATTCAAGGCTGAAGTGGAGATCATCAGCCGTGTTCATCATCGACATTTGGTGGCATTAGTTGGTTATTGCATATGTGAGCAGCAAAGAATTCTTATCTATGAGTATGTTCCTAATGGAACACTCCATCATCACTTGCATG AAAGTGGAATGCCGGTGTTAGATTGGGCCAAGAGGCTAAAGATTGCAATAGGTGCTGCAAAGGGCCTAGCATATCTGCATGAGGACT GCAGCCAAAAGATTATTCACAGAGATATAAAGTCCGCAAACATACTTTTGGATAATGCTTATGAGGCACAG GTTGCTGACTTTGGACTTGCGAGGTTAGCTGATGCTGCCAATACCCATGTATCAACTAGGGTCATGGGAACCTTTGG GTACATGGCTCCAGAATATGCAACAAGTGGAAAATTAACAGACAGATCAGATGTTTTCtcatttggggttgtcctcctTGAGCTTGTAACGGGAAGGAAACCCGTTGATCAAACTCAGCCTTTGGGAGATGAGAGTTTGGTTGAGTGG GCTCGTCCACTTCTCCTTCGTGCAATTGAGACACGTGATTTTAGTGATCTAACAGATCCAAGACTCAAAAAACACTTTGTGGAGAGTGAAATGTTCAGAATGATTGAGGCAGCTGCAGCTTGTGTTCGCCACTCTGCTCTTAGACGGCCTCGTATGGTTCAG GTGGTAAGAGCCTTGGACTGTGGAGACGAAAGTTCTGATATATCTAATGGGATGAAATATGGTCATAGCACGGTTTATGATTCTGGCCAATATGATAAAGCAATTATGCTATTCAGGAGGATGGCCAATGGCACCTTTGATGATTCTGATTTTGATATGGTAAGTAGAGAATACAGTTTGTCAAGAAACACCTCAATGACCTCAAGAGGATCCCAACAAGAATTGATACAGCATAGTTCTAGTGGCGAGTTTGATTCTAGAGATATCAACATGCATAGGAGCAGTATTGAATGA